From a single Aminobacterium mobile DSM 12262 genomic region:
- a CDS encoding YbaK/EbsC family protein — protein MSTGADFDPIDRVKSFLDNHGYKGEIKISHETIFTVEDAAKAVGAPAEHILKTLVLLADEEPVLALMSGPNKVDLKKIKQRLCVRKVKMASPDFVYTYSGYRIGGVPPIGYVEKIPAFLDEDLFQYDLVWAAAGTDHAFFPISPEELMAIAAGEKADIKK, from the coding sequence GTGTCTACTGGAGCGGACTTTGATCCTATAGACAGGGTTAAATCTTTTTTGGATAATCATGGCTATAAGGGAGAAATAAAAATAAGTCATGAGACGATTTTTACCGTTGAAGACGCGGCAAAGGCAGTTGGAGCTCCTGCAGAGCATATTTTGAAGACTTTGGTCTTATTAGCTGATGAAGAACCTGTTTTAGCTCTCATGTCTGGCCCTAACAAAGTGGATTTGAAGAAAATAAAGCAAAGGCTTTGTGTTCGAAAAGTTAAAATGGCTTCTCCCGACTTTGTTTATACTTACTCTGGATATAGAATAGGAGGGGTTCCGCCGATAGGATATGTAGAAAAGATCCCCGCCTTTCTTGACGAGGATCTTTTTCAGTACGATTTAGTTTGGGCTGCAGCTGGAACTGATCACGCCTTTTTTCCTATTTCCCCAGAGGAACTTATGGCAATTGCAGCAGGAGAAAAGGCTGACATAAAAAAGTAG
- a CDS encoding PPC domain-containing DNA-binding protein: protein MKYAATDEMIVIRLTDGEELHGSISYVCKERDVDSAVIVSAAGMVGSVTFGWFNGREYETASYNEVLELSALGGNISYKKEGIYPHIHAVLSRPDHTCLAGHILRAITYHNLEICLVPLKTIYLNREFDEWFEALAPEKRL from the coding sequence ATGAAGTATGCAGCCACTGACGAAATGATCGTTATAAGACTCACAGATGGCGAAGAACTCCATGGATCCATCAGTTATGTCTGCAAAGAACGTGATGTAGATTCGGCAGTAATTGTATCAGCAGCAGGCATGGTGGGAAGCGTTACTTTCGGCTGGTTCAACGGACGAGAGTACGAGACAGCTTCCTATAACGAAGTACTGGAACTCTCGGCCTTAGGGGGGAATATCAGTTACAAAAAAGAAGGCATTTACCCCCACATTCACGCTGTTCTTAGCCGCCCAGATCACACATGCCTTGCTGGGCACATCCTTCGGGCAATTACGTACCACAATTTGGAGATATGCCTCGTTCCCTTAAAAACTATTTATCTAAACAGAGAGTTCGATGAATGGTTTGAGGCACTCGCCCCTGAAAAAAGACTATAG
- a CDS encoding LysR family transcriptional regulator, which produces MDFRQLESLVEILEKGSISGAAASLGISQPAVSKHIARLEKELGIKIFVRGQKCSKLTVEGEILYAFAKKTVSSLGDIKREMSDASSEVAGTVTISASSIPGDFVLPPLLVEFHEKYPAIDIEVFISDSREAIEKLVTKETDIAVTGFSRSSSGFESCPLCNDELVLVVSPTHPLAGRKTVTMKDLDELDLVGRVEGSATRRIWEDAYKEYSGGDEKEVGLCFGHVSAVLNAIEAGAAGGIVSKIAVEKNPRLVPIPFSPALMRSFYITYGTISTRAMELLLSFLRKKAENK; this is translated from the coding sequence GTGGATTTTAGACAGCTTGAAAGCCTTGTAGAGATTCTTGAAAAAGGAAGTATTTCAGGGGCAGCAGCTTCTCTTGGAATATCCCAACCAGCCGTAAGTAAGCATATCGCTAGACTTGAAAAGGAACTTGGCATCAAAATTTTTGTTAGGGGACAGAAGTGTTCCAAACTTACAGTGGAGGGCGAGATTTTATATGCTTTTGCTAAAAAAACAGTCTCTTCTCTAGGTGACATCAAAAGAGAAATGTCAGATGCTTCTTCCGAAGTGGCAGGTACAGTAACGATTAGCGCAAGTTCTATTCCGGGAGACTTTGTATTGCCGCCACTTTTAGTGGAATTTCATGAGAAATATCCCGCTATTGATATTGAGGTTTTTATATCTGATTCTCGAGAAGCAATAGAAAAGTTGGTAACTAAAGAAACAGATATTGCGGTAACTGGATTTAGCCGCAGTTCTTCTGGTTTTGAATCGTGCCCATTATGTAATGACGAACTTGTGTTGGTGGTATCTCCAACCCATCCCCTAGCTGGGAGAAAAACTGTCACAATGAAAGATCTTGATGAACTGGACCTGGTAGGGCGTGTAGAAGGGTCAGCTACAAGACGAATCTGGGAAGATGCTTACAAGGAATACAGCGGTGGTGATGAAAAAGAGGTTGGACTTTGTTTCGGTCATGTTTCCGCTGTGTTGAACGCTATAGAAGCGGGAGCTGCGGGAGGGATTGTATCGAAAATAGCTGTGGAAAAAAATCCTCGTTTGGTCCCAATTCCTTTTTCCCCAGCATTAATGCGCTCTTTTTATATTACCTATGGCACCATCTCTACTCGAGCAATGGAACTGTTGCTCTCTTTTTTACGGAAAAAGGCAGAGAATAAATAA